From the genome of Pseudonocardia sp. EC080619-01:
CGACGAGCGGTTCCGGTCTGTCGGATTCGTCCCGGAATCGGTCCACATGGGCCTCGCGGGGACCGCCCGGGGACAGCCGGGCGCGGTTGATCGACCGCCGGGCGCCGTCGAACGGTTTTGCGCGATGGGCCCCCTGCACCGCTGCTACCACCTTCATCGCAACGGAACATGCACGTGCAGATGAGGTGAGCGTTCGCATGGATCAGATGCATCCGACCAGCCCCGCGTCGATCGACGCGCTGGCCTGGCGCAAGAGCGTCCGCAGCGGTTACCAGGGCAACTGCGTGGAACTCGCCGTCGCAGGCACCGGTGTGGCGGTCCGCAACTCCCGCGACCCGCACGGCACCGTCCTGGGCTTCTCCGCCGCCGGGATGGCGGGGTTCCTCGCCTCGATCAAGAGCGGCGAGCTCGACGACCTCGCCTGACGGCGGGTCCCCATGATCCTCCCGCGGGCGGCCGTCCCGACCACGGCCGCCCGCGGTGAGTCCGGCCCGGCGGT
Proteins encoded in this window:
- a CDS encoding DUF397 domain-containing protein translates to MDQMHPTSPASIDALAWRKSVRSGYQGNCVELAVAGTGVAVRNSRDPHGTVLGFSAAGMAGFLASIKSGELDDLA